One stretch of Pseudoramibacter sp. DNA includes these proteins:
- a CDS encoding desulfoferrodoxin family protein: protein MKIYKCSKCGQMVYVLKDTPCTPVCCGVDMEELKANTTDAATEKHVPVITQNGSHVDVVVGSVEHPMIEKHYIQFIALETAQGVQVKYLKPGDAPKASFELTADDKLVAAYEFCNLHGLWKAEA, encoded by the coding sequence ATGAAAATTTATAAATGCTCAAAATGCGGTCAAATGGTTTATGTTCTCAAAGATACCCCATGCACCCCTGTCTGCTGCGGCGTTGACATGGAAGAATTGAAAGCGAATACCACCGATGCGGCAACGGAAAAACACGTTCCTGTGATTACCCAGAACGGCTCTCACGTCGATGTTGTCGTCGGTTCCGTCGAACATCCCATGATCGAAAAACACTACATCCAGTTCATCGCACTCGAAACCGCTCAGGGCGTTCAAGTGAAATATCTGAAACCTGGCGATGCGCCAAAGGCTTCTTTCGAATTAACTGCTGATGACAAACTGGTCGCAGCTTATGAATTCTGCAATCTCCACGGATTATGGAAGGCTGAAGCATAA
- a CDS encoding glycosyltransferase family 2 protein, producing the protein MMLQDEIHLVLFILGLPFTLYGAYYMIIGLMGLFKPRVYPHAEPQKKFAAVIAARNEAGVVGNLIDSLKEQHYPKELYDIYVLPNNCTDNTEEVALAHGARTFHCSPKVHSKGGALEEFFDDTFAHNDIYDAFCVFDADNLVQQDFFQAMNNALCDGVKIGQGYRESKNPKSSWISGCQTIFYYAVNRFINQARQKVGLSAALNGTGFMVSAEVLKKDNAGFRTFSLTEDIEFTTQNIIKGQDIAWIPDARTYDEHPIDFATSWKQRKRWSTGTIQCFSRYTPQLWESFKKTHRFACLDMIFYLSAPLWQVCSTIFGFVSLIISMMITINLQIAPSQELLSLLSAVVGIGLTIQFTRWLVRHEHHKNSSVKTASYFSFWFFIVSWTIINFDCIIKPLTTWEPIAHTESFTLSQLKSNLQVENSSN; encoded by the coding sequence ATGATGCTGCAGGATGAAATTCATCTGGTCTTATTTATATTAGGTCTGCCCTTTACCCTTTACGGCGCCTATTACATGATTATCGGATTGATGGGACTTTTTAAGCCCCGGGTTTACCCCCACGCCGAACCGCAGAAAAAATTTGCCGCGGTGATCGCGGCCAGAAACGAAGCCGGCGTCGTGGGCAACCTCATCGACTCTCTGAAAGAACAGCATTATCCGAAAGAACTGTACGACATTTACGTGCTGCCCAACAACTGCACCGACAACACGGAAGAAGTCGCTCTGGCGCACGGCGCCCGCACTTTTCACTGTTCTCCGAAAGTTCATTCAAAGGGCGGCGCCCTGGAAGAATTCTTTGACGACACCTTTGCCCACAACGACATTTACGACGCGTTCTGCGTCTTTGATGCGGACAATCTGGTCCAGCAAGATTTCTTCCAGGCCATGAACAACGCCTTGTGCGACGGCGTGAAAATCGGCCAGGGGTACCGGGAAAGCAAAAACCCAAAATCATCGTGGATTTCCGGCTGTCAGACGATTTTCTATTACGCGGTCAACCGCTTTATCAATCAGGCCCGTCAGAAGGTCGGCCTGTCCGCCGCATTGAACGGTACCGGCTTTATGGTTTCGGCTGAAGTGCTCAAGAAAGACAACGCCGGTTTCAGAACCTTCAGTCTGACTGAAGACATTGAATTTACGACCCAGAACATCATCAAGGGCCAGGACATCGCCTGGATCCCCGATGCCAGGACCTACGACGAACACCCCATCGATTTCGCCACCTCCTGGAAACAGCGCAAACGCTGGTCGACGGGCACCATTCAGTGCTTCTCCCGCTACACCCCGCAGCTTTGGGAAAGCTTCAAGAAGACACACCGCTTCGCCTGTCTCGACATGATCTTTTATCTGTCGGCGCCCCTTTGGCAGGTCTGTTCCACGATATTCGGCTTCGTCTCGTTAATCATTTCAATGATGATCACGATCAACCTGCAAATCGCACCTTCTCAGGAACTGCTCTCACTGCTTTCTGCAGTCGTCGGCATTGGCCTGACCATCCAGTTTACCCGCTGGCTGGTGCGCCATGAACATCACAAAAACAGCTCGGTCAAAACGGCTTCTTATTTTTCGTTCTGGTTCTTTATCGTCTCCTGGACGATTATCAACTTCGACTGCATTATCAAGCCCCTCACCACCTGGGAACCCATCGCCCACACCGAAAGCTTTACGCTGTCTCAGTTGAAATCGAATCTGCAGGTCGAAAATTCTTCAAACTAA
- a CDS encoding ECF transporter S component: MKREYNSKQKTRWLVSVAMFAAIIVLLAFTPLGLIPVSFIKATTIQIPVVIGAVLLGPLAGAVLGGVFGICSMVNATIAPTPMSFAFSPAMAMNAAGAVKAVWIALGCRILIGVVAGWLWRAFKKVKLPDIPALAITGAAGAMTNTALVMGSIYVLLAKEYAKSIGKSVGAVFKVIMSVVAVNGIPEAIVTAIIVMIVGKALLAMRKRSTR; this comes from the coding sequence ATGAAAAGAGAATATAACTCGAAACAGAAAACACGTTGGCTTGTGAGTGTGGCGATGTTTGCAGCGATTATCGTGCTGCTGGCATTTACCCCCCTCGGTTTGATTCCGGTTTCGTTCATCAAGGCGACAACCATTCAGATCCCCGTCGTCATCGGCGCGGTTCTGTTAGGCCCATTGGCTGGTGCCGTCCTCGGAGGTGTTTTCGGGATCTGTTCAATGGTGAATGCGACCATCGCGCCGACACCGATGAGTTTTGCATTTTCGCCGGCCATGGCGATGAATGCAGCGGGAGCCGTCAAAGCCGTTTGGATTGCTTTGGGCTGCCGAATCTTGATCGGTGTGGTAGCAGGGTGGCTGTGGCGTGCCTTTAAGAAAGTCAAGCTGCCGGACATTCCGGCGCTGGCCATTACAGGGGCAGCCGGTGCGATGACAAATACAGCGCTGGTCATGGGCAGCATTTATGTGCTTTTAGCCAAGGAATATGCCAAGAGCATCGGCAAATCCGTAGGCGCCGTGTTTAAGGTCATCATGTCGGTCGTCGCAGTGAACGGCATTCCCGAAGCCATTGTCACGGCGATTATTGTGATGATCGTCGGCAAAGCGCTTCTTGCGATGCGCAAGCGGTCAACAAGATAA
- the atpF gene encoding F0F1 ATP synthase subunit B yields the protein MLKIDINLVWTVINVIVLYLLLKKFLFKPFSNMLASRKKLIQDDFDAAAADKSSAKEIKAQYEAELKNVQIEREKIISEAKKQADQVYQERLAQAEKDAKELAERTRHQLEEERKQTERELQDAVADLAMKAAKKALESGKPLSEGRYGTLR from the coding sequence GTGCTGAAAATAGACATTAATCTCGTTTGGACCGTTATTAATGTCATCGTCCTGTATTTGCTTTTAAAGAAGTTTTTGTTCAAGCCCTTCAGCAATATGCTGGCCAGCCGGAAAAAACTGATTCAGGACGATTTCGATGCGGCAGCGGCGGACAAGTCCTCTGCCAAAGAAATAAAGGCCCAATACGAAGCAGAACTCAAGAACGTTCAGATTGAACGGGAAAAGATTATATCAGAAGCAAAGAAACAAGCCGATCAGGTTTATCAGGAAAGACTGGCTCAGGCGGAAAAAGACGCCAAGGAACTGGCCGAAAGAACCCGTCATCAGCTTGAAGAAGAACGCAAACAGACTGAAAGAGAACTGCAGGATGCGGTGGCAGATCTGGCGATGAAAGCGGCGAAGAAAGCTTTGGAAAGCGGCAAACCGTTATCGGAGGGTCGTTATGGAACGCTTCGTTAA
- the atpE gene encoding ATP synthase F0 subunit C — MATLIAIGAGIAVLTGIGAGIGIGIATGKATEAISRQPEAEGKIMRNLLLGCALAEATAIYGFVIGLLIIIMLK, encoded by the coding sequence ATGGCTACACTTATTGCAATTGGCGCAGGTATTGCGGTTTTAACAGGGATCGGCGCAGGTATCGGGATCGGCATTGCCACAGGGAAGGCGACAGAAGCCATTTCCCGTCAGCCGGAAGCTGAAGGCAAAATCATGAGAAACCTGCTTTTAGGCTGTGCACTGGCCGAAGCAACTGCTATTTACGGTTTCGTTATCGGGCTTTTAATTATCATCATGTTAAAATAA
- a CDS encoding LCP family protein, protein MKSRYTSRRPEDAERRQAVRRNTASSAQRSSSQRSPSAVRHTRSSDGQARVRRSTMSKPPKRAARPAQRSSSQPSQAQRRTASQVRRPSGAAPRPRSAGQPPKRPHPSNGERVVRRTTGRILRPESTSRRSASASRQTRPRQTQRPRRTSSGAVPPRSTSRTGSRNGRPVPPSRRRSSRNRRKKRHLKPVVVIAALLAVFLIVSYIFLTLPNFVTLSSSKGITFSAAAEASGKRIYNVALFGIDARSDVEGARSDSMMIVSSDNKHKKIKATSLMRDTYVSIPGHGYGKLNSAYAYGGPSLAVKAINTNFDTAITDYIVINFNGTIAMVNAVGGVNVTLSSDEVSVLNDYVDNINRTNGTNAKHVTGSGSKHLNGVQALAYSRIRYVGNGDFGRTQRQRTVMQKVIKKGEKMSLIKQYKLYKTMKPYIKTNMSNFKMFKFIFNLALIHNSKLQQQQIPDANALNLGYLQGQSYIFPTSLSDNVQTLHKFIYEHSYTPSEKCQEISDHIDSVWQ, encoded by the coding sequence GTGAAATCTCGTTATACATCCCGAAGACCTGAAGACGCGGAGAGACGCCAGGCGGTCCGCAGAAACACGGCTTCTTCCGCTCAGCGGTCTTCTTCTCAGCGCAGCCCCTCGGCTGTCAGACACACCCGTTCTTCGGACGGTCAGGCCCGGGTTCGCCGCAGCACCATGTCAAAACCGCCAAAAAGAGCGGCGCGCCCGGCCCAGCGTTCTTCCTCCCAGCCTTCTCAGGCACAGCGGAGAACCGCGTCCCAGGTCCGCCGGCCTTCAGGGGCAGCGCCCCGGCCGCGCAGCGCCGGCCAGCCGCCAAAACGCCCCCACCCAAGCAACGGCGAACGGGTGGTGCGGCGCACCACTGGCCGGATTCTGCGGCCCGAATCAACAAGCCGCCGGTCGGCATCGGCCTCCCGCCAAACCAGGCCGCGTCAGACACAGCGCCCGAGACGCACTTCCAGCGGAGCGGTCCCGCCCCGCAGCACCAGCAGAACGGGCAGCCGAAACGGCCGGCCAGTCCCGCCGTCTCGCCGCCGTTCTTCCCGAAACCGCAGGAAAAAACGGCATCTTAAACCCGTTGTGGTCATCGCCGCGCTCCTCGCTGTTTTTTTAATCGTCTCATACATCTTCCTGACGCTGCCGAACTTTGTGACCCTCAGTTCGTCCAAAGGCATCACCTTCAGCGCCGCCGCCGAAGCCAGCGGCAAACGCATCTACAACGTGGCTCTGTTCGGCATTGACGCCCGTTCTGACGTCGAAGGCGCGCGGTCTGACTCGATGATGATCGTCTCCAGCGACAACAAGCACAAAAAAATCAAGGCGACCTCCCTGATGCGCGACACCTATGTCTCTATTCCAGGCCACGGCTACGGCAAGCTCAACTCGGCCTACGCCTACGGCGGCCCGTCTCTGGCTGTCAAAGCCATCAACACCAATTTTGACACGGCGATCACGGATTATATCGTCATCAACTTCAACGGCACCATCGCCATGGTCAACGCCGTCGGCGGCGTCAATGTGACCCTCTCTTCCGACGAAGTCAGCGTCTTAAACGACTATGTCGACAACATCAACCGGACCAACGGCACCAACGCCAAGCATGTGACCGGCAGCGGCAGCAAACATCTGAACGGGGTTCAGGCCCTGGCCTATTCCCGTATCCGCTACGTCGGCAACGGTGATTTCGGCCGGACCCAGCGCCAGCGCACGGTCATGCAAAAGGTAATTAAAAAAGGCGAAAAGATGAGCCTCATCAAGCAATACAAGCTTTACAAGACGATGAAGCCCTACATCAAGACCAATATGTCCAACTTCAAGATGTTCAAATTCATCTTCAATCTGGCGCTGATTCACAATTCAAAGCTGCAGCAGCAGCAGATTCCAGATGCCAACGCCCTGAACCTCGGCTACCTTCAGGGGCAGTCCTACATCTTTCCCACGTCCCTGTCGGACAACGTGCAGACGCTCCACAAGTTTATTTATGAACACAGCTATACGCCGTCCGAAAAATGCCAAGAAATCAGCGATCACATCGATTCCGTCTGGCAGTAA
- a CDS encoding DUF5662 family protein — MSNAFSMGFAHFKTITHHKWLVMKHCFKVGLYKQGLLHDMSKYSWTEFSTGIRYYTGTHSPNAEARRQTGISRAWLHHKGRNKHHFEYWIDADLKDPSKMVGFRMPYKYVAEMFCDRVAASKIYLKDKYTEDQPWQYYQHIADSPYMHPVTHQELSFLLKKLKDEGEAKTFAWLKAELKRRKKNHDYYD; from the coding sequence ATGTCTAACGCATTTTCCATGGGTTTTGCCCATTTTAAAACCATCACGCACCACAAATGGCTGGTCATGAAGCACTGCTTCAAAGTCGGCCTCTACAAGCAGGGCCTGCTTCACGACATGAGCAAGTACAGCTGGACCGAATTTTCAACCGGCATCCGCTACTACACCGGCACCCACAGCCCCAACGCAGAGGCGCGCCGCCAAACGGGAATCTCCCGGGCCTGGCTTCACCACAAGGGGCGCAACAAGCACCACTTCGAATACTGGATCGACGCAGATTTAAAAGATCCCAGCAAAATGGTCGGTTTCCGCATGCCTTACAAATACGTGGCGGAAATGTTCTGCGACCGCGTCGCCGCCAGCAAAATCTACTTGAAAGACAAGTACACCGAAGACCAGCCCTGGCAGTATTATCAGCACATTGCCGACTCCCCTTACATGCACCCCGTCACCCATCAGGAACTGAGTTTCTTATTAAAAAAACTCAAAGACGAGGGCGAAGCAAAGACCTTTGCCTGGCTGAAGGCCGAACTCAAACGCCGCAAAAAAAATCACGACTACTACGATTAA
- a CDS encoding acyltransferase family protein gives MQKRTKQDSTGEHRYFKGLNALRALAIFGVTFFHFNPQIFKGGYLGVILFFVLTGFLLAYTSLEQDEAGEFSPGRFYKKRVKRLYPELLFVLFFSVAAVRFFVPWAVKGLRPEILSILFGYNNWWQIVQNADYFTRIANASPFTHLWFLSIEVQYILIWPLLFLGLKALQKHGSLKKAMRLLLGLAAISAVMMAVIYDASHQVTRVYYGTDTRLFSLLFGAALGVYQRQADQNAIKRHRTRSHGAGDWKKHVLYGIMAAAVIFSYFTAAGSLPFIYNGGMAAYTALFGMLLMWQISDRRPYGKALDRVKLLNWIGEHSYGLFLWQYPVIFVFQNKGWFDSWAGKAAALLLVVILSALSKFLTDACFSKNHGRIFAGMGPKRRIMAIAAAGFSVILIGLGVFFVVTDHSSKAAAQGRLKNRLVHNQEALSHQKGQKTAYRALDPPAPKWHYAKSGNTAKVSTKGVTIIGDSVTLDASPELKKKFPDAVINAEQSRHIGDELDWVKAQRKKHRLGQTVVISLGTNGELYSQKVEALLKVLGKNRSVFWVNVYGPSLDWTDANNQYLIQLSQKHRNVTVIDWNSQLSAHPEWLWEDGIHPNPEGSKAYAALIYKKVQDVQKKQEKIENNYTKMK, from the coding sequence ATGCAAAAGCGGACAAAACAGGACAGCACAGGTGAGCACCGCTATTTTAAAGGACTCAATGCACTGCGGGCATTGGCGATTTTCGGCGTCACTTTTTTTCATTTTAATCCGCAGATTTTTAAAGGCGGCTATCTCGGGGTCATTCTGTTTTTTGTGCTGACCGGTTTTCTTCTGGCTTATACTTCGCTGGAACAGGATGAGGCCGGCGAGTTTTCCCCAGGCCGGTTTTACAAAAAGCGCGTCAAACGGCTGTACCCAGAACTGCTGTTCGTCTTGTTTTTTTCTGTGGCAGCGGTTCGTTTTTTCGTGCCGTGGGCCGTCAAGGGCCTCCGCCCAGAAATTTTGAGTATATTGTTCGGCTATAACAACTGGTGGCAGATCGTGCAGAACGCCGATTATTTCACGCGGATTGCCAACGCGTCGCCTTTTACCCATTTGTGGTTTTTAAGCATTGAAGTGCAGTATATTCTCATCTGGCCCCTGCTTTTTCTGGGGCTTAAGGCGCTCCAAAAACACGGCAGCTTAAAAAAGGCCATGCGGTTATTACTGGGCCTGGCGGCCATCAGCGCCGTGATGATGGCGGTGATTTACGATGCCAGCCATCAGGTTACCCGGGTTTATTACGGGACAGACACCCGCCTGTTTTCCCTGCTGTTTGGGGCGGCTTTGGGGGTGTACCAGCGGCAGGCAGATCAAAACGCAATAAAGCGGCACCGGACGCGCAGTCACGGCGCAGGAGACTGGAAAAAGCATGTTTTGTACGGGATCATGGCGGCGGCGGTGATTTTCAGCTATTTTACCGCTGCCGGCAGCCTGCCTTTTATCTACAACGGCGGGATGGCGGCCTATACGGCGCTGTTCGGCATGCTTTTGATGTGGCAGATCAGCGATCGGCGGCCCTACGGCAAAGCCTTGGACCGGGTTAAGCTGTTAAATTGGATCGGCGAACACAGCTACGGGCTGTTTCTCTGGCAGTATCCCGTGATTTTCGTGTTCCAGAACAAAGGCTGGTTTGACAGCTGGGCCGGCAAAGCCGCGGCGCTTTTACTTGTAGTGATTTTGTCGGCATTGTCCAAATTCTTAACAGATGCCTGCTTTTCTAAGAATCACGGCAGGATTTTTGCCGGGATGGGCCCGAAACGCAGGATTATGGCCATCGCCGCCGCGGGCTTCTCAGTGATTTTGATTGGCCTGGGGGTGTTTTTTGTGGTGACAGATCATTCGAGCAAAGCCGCAGCCCAGGGGCGGCTTAAAAACCGCTTGGTTCATAATCAAGAAGCCCTCAGTCACCAGAAAGGCCAGAAAACCGCTTATCGGGCGCTGGACCCGCCAGCTCCAAAATGGCATTATGCTAAAAGCGGCAACACTGCAAAAGTTTCGACAAAGGGTGTTACCATCATCGGGGATTCAGTGACTTTGGACGCCTCTCCGGAACTTAAGAAAAAATTTCCAGACGCGGTGATCAACGCTGAACAGTCCCGTCATATCGGCGACGAGCTGGACTGGGTGAAAGCTCAGCGGAAGAAACATCGTCTCGGTCAGACCGTGGTGATTTCTCTGGGCACTAACGGCGAGCTCTATTCCCAGAAAGTGGAAGCCCTGCTTAAAGTGCTGGGGAAAAACCGCTCGGTGTTCTGGGTCAACGTCTACGGGCCGAGTCTGGACTGGACAGACGCGAACAATCAGTATTTAATACAGCTTTCCCAAAAGCATCGCAATGTGACGGTGATCGATTGGAACAGCCAGTTGTCTGCACATCCGGAATGGCTCTGGGAAGACGGCATTCATCCCAATCCCGAAGGGTCGAAGGCGTATGCCGCGCTGATTTACAAAAAAGTTCAGGACGTGCAAAAAAAGCAGGAAAAGATTGAAAATAATTACACAAAAATGAAATAA
- a CDS encoding F0F1 ATP synthase subunit A: MKGSGHLANLAKDLSEALKIKTAFSFRIGSFTVNVSESVVVTWIIMAILVFLAIFLTHDLKVKNPGKKQIFLESVMTAGYNLFYGILGENGAMYIPYLLTVMFYLGFANLIGIIGFTPPTKDLNVTVALALMSIVLIEYSNAHHNGGKKFFKSFAEPLPLMTPFNIMELGIRPLSLCMRLFGNVLGSFVVMELLKAVCPLLLPIPFSMYFDIFDGLIQMIVFVFLTALFMQEGLVDD, translated from the coding sequence ATGAAAGGAAGTGGTCATTTGGCAAATCTTGCGAAAGATTTGAGCGAAGCGCTGAAGATCAAGACCGCGTTCAGCTTCCGAATCGGCAGTTTCACTGTCAATGTTTCGGAATCAGTCGTGGTCACCTGGATCATCATGGCGATTCTCGTTTTTCTGGCGATTTTTCTGACTCACGATCTCAAGGTGAAAAATCCCGGAAAGAAGCAAATCTTTCTAGAATCGGTTATGACAGCAGGCTATAATTTATTTTACGGCATCCTGGGAGAAAACGGCGCCATGTACATTCCGTATCTGCTCACCGTCATGTTTTATCTCGGCTTTGCAAATTTAATCGGAATTATCGGCTTCACGCCGCCGACAAAAGATTTGAACGTCACAGTCGCTTTGGCGCTGATGTCCATTGTGCTCATTGAATATTCCAATGCCCATCACAACGGCGGAAAGAAATTCTTCAAAAGCTTTGCAGAACCACTTCCGCTTATGACGCCGTTTAATATTATGGAATTGGGAATCCGTCCGCTGTCGCTGTGTATGCGGCTTTTCGGAAACGTGCTCGGTTCCTTTGTTGTCATGGAATTGCTCAAGGCGGTTTGTCCGCTGCTGTTACCTATTCCGTTCAGTATGTATTTTGACATTTTCGACGGATTGATTCAGATGATCGTTTTTGTTTTCTTGACTGCATTGTTTATGCAGGAAGGATTGGTAGATGATTAA
- a CDS encoding MATE family efflux transporter: MEQDMTRGRILPLIVKFTIPLLIGDVFQMLYNMVDTIIVGRFVGADALAAVGATGGLMYLINGFAIGITAGFTVLTAQRYGAGDDDGVKTSFASGIELGFLLSLILTFVFYGFAPQILSLMNTPSAVFSMSLSYIRIICLGTVCTIFYNLLSAYLRALGNSRVPLYFLVFSACLNVVLDLFFILKFNTGVKGAADATVLSQGVSAVLCAFYIMRRVPLLIPQRAHWLPKRRIILFQIKMGLPMALQYAITDSGIMIMQAAINLFGPNAVASFTAASKIQNILMEGMIAMGQTMATFCGQNAGAQKLDRILQGVKTAVLIEIIYSLVAMALMLLPLRTFMSLFFPSAKDLNTMMPWALTYAKISISCYIPLAMIFIFRSSMEGCGYAMLPLICGLTELAARASTAALGMHLHSYAVSCACDPAAWLLAGVMSILIFIWMYHDIEKKSKINKIKEL; the protein is encoded by the coding sequence ATGGAACAGGATATGACCCGCGGCCGCATCTTGCCGCTCATTGTCAAATTTACGATTCCTCTTTTAATCGGCGACGTGTTTCAAATGCTGTACAATATGGTCGACACCATCATCGTCGGACGTTTTGTGGGCGCCGACGCTCTGGCCGCTGTGGGCGCCACCGGCGGCCTCATGTATTTGATCAACGGCTTTGCCATCGGCATCACGGCAGGCTTCACCGTGCTGACCGCCCAGCGCTACGGCGCCGGCGATGATGACGGTGTGAAAACCTCTTTTGCCAGCGGCATTGAGCTCGGCTTCCTGCTGTCTCTGATCCTCACCTTTGTCTTTTACGGGTTTGCGCCTCAGATTTTGTCCCTCATGAACACGCCCTCTGCCGTGTTCTCGATGTCCCTCTCCTATATCCGGATCATCTGCCTCGGCACCGTCTGCACGATTTTTTACAATCTGCTGTCGGCTTACTTAAGGGCTTTGGGCAACAGCCGCGTGCCTCTTTATTTTCTCGTATTCTCCGCTTGTTTAAACGTTGTCCTCGACTTGTTCTTTATCCTTAAATTTAACACGGGCGTCAAAGGCGCCGCCGATGCCACCGTGCTCTCTCAGGGGGTTTCGGCTGTGCTCTGCGCTTTTTATATCATGAGGCGGGTACCCCTGCTCATTCCCCAGAGAGCCCATTGGCTGCCGAAGCGCCGGATCATCCTCTTTCAGATCAAGATGGGCCTGCCCATGGCGCTGCAGTACGCCATTACCGATTCCGGGATCATGATCATGCAGGCGGCCATCAACCTCTTCGGTCCCAACGCCGTCGCCTCTTTCACGGCGGCCTCAAAAATCCAGAACATTCTCATGGAAGGCATGATCGCCATGGGACAGACCATGGCCACGTTCTGCGGCCAGAACGCCGGGGCCCAAAAACTGGACCGCATTCTTCAAGGCGTCAAAACGGCGGTCCTCATCGAAATCATTTATTCTCTCGTCGCCATGGCCCTGATGCTTTTACCTCTGAGAACTTTTATGAGCCTGTTCTTCCCCAGCGCCAAAGATCTCAACACCATGATGCCCTGGGCCCTGACCTATGCCAAAATTTCAATTTCGTGTTATATTCCCCTGGCCATGATCTTTATTTTCAGAAGCAGCATGGAAGGCTGCGGCTACGCCATGCTGCCTTTGATCTGCGGCCTCACTGAACTCGCCGCCCGGGCTTCCACCGCCGCCCTCGGCATGCACCTGCATTCCTACGCCGTCTCCTGTGCGTGCGATCCGGCGGCGTGGCTGCTCGCCGGGGTCATGTCCATTTTAATCTTTATTTGGATGTACCACGATATTGAGAAAAAATCTAAGATAAATAAGATAAAGGAGCTTTGA
- a CDS encoding DEAD/DEAH box helicase — MKFDTLPVRPALIKALNEMQLTEMTPIQEKAIPKLLEGCDVIGRSQTGTGKTMAFAIPAAEKINQEDRFPQILVVLPTRELAIQVAGEFRKLLQFEQGLKVALLFGGERFEHQLKALKNGAQVVVGTPGRILDHLRRRTLSLHGLQMAVLDEADEMLDMGFREYIESILSQIGHPVQTALFSATMPQPILEMAQRFQNHPVKVEVAPKRMVASGIDQQLYVVQKGKKLEALTRLLDIFQMQKALIFCNTKRAVDEVSLKLIDQGCAVSKLHGDIDQRTRQAVLGRFTRAKQGALVATDVAARGIDIDDIDLVINYDVPENPENYVHRIGRTGRAGRKGAALTLAENRDRFHLEKIEGYTKKKMTLQRIPTGAEVFEVKAEQMRAKLVEDCAEIVSEMQGPTEQEKQIIAPLKAMGFSDAVIEQALLRQFVPAAEEDGRDINGAIKTVRDHKKHRSSRHPKLENGVRIMISAGKKDGVKKGDILGAICGESGISSDEVGDIAVFGHFSTAVITEKNVPNVVVSLDGARVKGHVVSASVAGQKKDKKNRKSKQRKKRRTHKKKSK, encoded by the coding sequence ATGAAATTTGATACTTTACCCGTCAGGCCGGCCCTTATTAAAGCCTTGAATGAGATGCAGCTCACAGAGATGACGCCGATTCAGGAAAAGGCCATTCCCAAATTATTAGAGGGCTGCGACGTCATCGGCCGCTCCCAGACCGGAACCGGCAAAACCATGGCCTTCGCCATTCCAGCAGCTGAAAAAATAAATCAGGAAGACCGTTTTCCTCAGATTTTAGTCGTGCTGCCGACCCGGGAACTGGCCATTCAGGTGGCAGGGGAATTCAGAAAGCTTTTGCAGTTTGAACAGGGGCTCAAAGTGGCACTGCTCTTTGGCGGCGAACGCTTCGAGCATCAGCTGAAGGCGCTGAAAAACGGCGCCCAGGTCGTTGTGGGAACCCCGGGGCGGATTCTGGATCATCTGCGGCGAAGGACCCTGAGCCTTCACGGCCTTCAGATGGCGGTGCTGGACGAGGCGGATGAAATGCTGGACATGGGTTTCAGGGAATATATCGAAAGCATTCTTTCCCAAATCGGTCATCCGGTTCAGACCGCGCTGTTTTCGGCGACGATGCCCCAGCCGATTTTGGAAATGGCGCAGCGATTTCAAAATCACCCGGTCAAAGTCGAAGTGGCGCCGAAACGCATGGTCGCCTCTGGCATTGACCAGCAGCTTTACGTGGTGCAGAAGGGTAAGAAACTGGAAGCGCTGACACGGCTTTTGGACATCTTTCAAATGCAGAAGGCGCTGATTTTCTGCAATACGAAGCGCGCCGTGGATGAAGTGTCCCTGAAACTTATCGATCAGGGCTGTGCGGTGAGCAAGCTTCACGGCGACATCGATCAGCGCACGCGCCAGGCGGTGCTCGGCCGTTTTACCCGCGCGAAACAAGGGGCGCTGGTGGCCACTGATGTGGCCGCGAGGGGCATCGACATCGACGATATTGACCTCGTCATCAATTACGATGTGCCGGAAAATCCAGAAAATTACGTGCACCGCATCGGACGGACCGGCCGCGCCGGAAGAAAAGGGGCAGCCTTGACGCTGGCTGAGAACCGGGACCGATTCCATCTCGAAAAAATCGAAGGGTACACCAAAAAGAAAATGACCCTTCAGCGCATTCCCACCGGCGCAGAAGTGTTTGAGGTAAAGGCCGAACAAATGCGGGCCAAGCTGGTGGAAGACTGTGCGGAAATCGTCTCGGAAATGCAGGGCCCGACAGAACAGGAAAAGCAGATCATCGCGCCCTTAAAAGCAATGGGCTTTTCCGATGCGGTGATTGAACAGGCGCTGCTCAGGCAGTTTGTGCCGGCGGCAGAAGAAGACGGCCGCGACATTAACGGGGCCATAAAAACCGTTCGGGATCACAAAAAGCACCGGTCCTCCCGGCATCCAAAACTGGAAAACGGGGTGCGCATCATGATCAGTGCTGGCAAAAAAGACGGCGTGAAAAAAGGCGACATTCTCGGCGCCATTTGCGGCGAATCCGGCATTTCCAGCGATGAAGTCGGCGATATCGCCGTGTTCGGACATTTTTCAACGGCGGTGATCACTGAAAAAAATGTGCCGAATGTAGTGGTCAGTCTGGACGGGGCAAGGGTGAAGGGCCATGTGGTCTCCGCTTCAGTCGCCGGCCAGAAGAAAGACAAGAAAAACAGAAAGTCAAAGCAGCGCAAAAAGCGCCGCACCCACAAAAAAAAGTCGAAGTGA